Proteins encoded together in one Rhodospirillaceae bacterium window:
- a CDS encoding TOBE domain-containing protein: MRPEQLLLSPHPDGVSVGRGRVEELSFQGTHCRCHCRVAGQDLILRAPVSAGLTAGQEVSLYAARTDVVLLQR; this comes from the coding sequence TTGCGGCCTGAGCAGCTTCTGCTCTCACCCCATCCTGACGGCGTCAGCGTGGGTCGCGGCCGGGTCGAGGAACTCTCTTTCCAGGGAACCCATTGCCGCTGCCATTGCCGGGTCGCGGGGCAGGACCTGATCCTCAGGGCGCCGGTATCGGCGGGCTTGACCGCAGGGCAGGAAGTGAGCCTTTATGCAGCGCGCACCGATGTGGTGCTGTTGCAGCGGTAG
- a CDS encoding ABC transporter ATP-binding protein yields MPDRVELRGVSKVYEGVTVVETLDLTIAAGEFVVLLGPSGSGKTTLLNMIGGFASPSAGQVLIDGEDVTDLPPAKRPTATVFQDYALFPHMSLAANVAFGLRMRKVPKAERLANAAEMLRLVGLEGFGNRGIHQLSGGQRQRVALARAMAVEPKVLLLDEPLGALDLALRRQMQEELVRLQRRLGATFVHVTHDQEEAMSIADRIVVVNKGRIEDMGPPDRVYLKPASLFAAKFMGESNVLGGRVVESQGGEVKVETALGAITVPGDNAAGSAVHRFAA; encoded by the coding sequence ATGCCTGATAGGGTTGAATTACGCGGCGTGAGCAAGGTCTATGAGGGCGTCACCGTCGTCGAGACGCTGGACCTGACCATCGCCGCCGGTGAGTTCGTGGTGCTGCTGGGGCCATCGGGCAGCGGCAAGACCACGCTCCTCAACATGATCGGCGGCTTTGCCAGCCCCAGTGCGGGCCAGGTGTTGATCGATGGCGAGGATGTGACCGACCTGCCGCCGGCCAAGCGCCCGACCGCGACGGTATTCCAGGATTACGCCCTGTTCCCGCATATGAGCTTGGCGGCCAATGTGGCGTTCGGGCTCCGTATGCGCAAAGTGCCGAAGGCAGAGCGCCTCGCCAACGCCGCCGAGATGTTGCGCCTGGTGGGGCTGGAGGGGTTCGGCAATCGCGGCATCCATCAACTATCGGGCGGGCAGCGGCAGCGTGTGGCCTTGGCGCGCGCCATGGCGGTCGAACCCAAGGTGCTGCTGCTGGATGAGCCTTTAGGCGCACTCGACCTCGCCCTCCGACGGCAGATGCAGGAGGAGCTGGTGCGGCTGCAGCGGCGCCTCGGCGCCACCTTCGTGCATGTGACCCACGACCAGGAGGAGGCGATGTCGATTGCCGACCGGATCGTGGTTGTGAACAAGGGCCGCATCGAGGATATGGGACCCCCGGACCGGGTCTACTTGAAGCCCGCCAGCCTGTTCGCCGCCAAGTTCATGGGCGAAAGCAATGTGCTGGGCGGCCGCGTGGTGGAATCTCAGGGCGGCGAGGTCAAGGTCGAGACCGCGCTAGGGGCAATCACTGTGCCGGGTGACAATGCGGCCGGCAGCGCCGTCCACCGCTTTGCGGCCTGA
- a CDS encoding ABC transporter permease, translating to MTALYRWAPWVYLALALLFIFLPVLVLVQFSFQGGMAPVPPFDGPSLKWWAKVLANRKITDGLWNSLLVGLGSAFVATVLGFLAAYAMARRQRRLNGFYQLLLMAPITVSYLIIGMGLQITFNYLGLGKSLWAIGIGHVVINLPLTFAILYSQLGEHQANIERAAYDLGAGDWRVVLEITVPMLWPSLLAAFFIAATLSWDEFVIAFLMSRFDVTLPVVIWSMLRSGLSPELNATGTLVFIISILAVGVVEFLLWRSRKQHA from the coding sequence ATGACCGCGCTTTATCGCTGGGCACCTTGGGTCTATCTGGCGCTGGCGCTGCTGTTCATCTTCCTGCCGGTGCTCGTGCTGGTCCAATTCTCGTTCCAGGGCGGCATGGCGCCGGTCCCGCCCTTCGACGGACCAAGCCTCAAATGGTGGGCCAAGGTGCTGGCCAATCGGAAGATCACGGACGGGCTTTGGAACTCGCTGCTGGTTGGACTGGGGTCAGCCTTCGTCGCCACTGTGCTGGGATTCCTCGCGGCCTATGCGATGGCGCGTCGGCAACGGCGCTTGAACGGCTTCTATCAATTGCTGCTGATGGCGCCGATCACGGTTTCTTACCTCATCATCGGCATGGGGCTGCAGATCACCTTCAACTATCTGGGCCTTGGCAAGTCGCTGTGGGCGATCGGCATCGGCCATGTGGTGATCAATCTGCCGTTGACCTTCGCCATCCTCTATTCGCAGCTCGGAGAACACCAGGCCAATATTGAACGGGCGGCCTATGATCTGGGTGCGGGCGATTGGCGCGTGGTGCTGGAGATCACGGTGCCGATGTTGTGGCCGAGCCTGCTCGCCGCCTTCTTCATCGCGGCGACCTTGTCCTGGGACGAATTCGTCATCGCCTTCCTGATGAGCCGCTTTGACGTCACCCTGCCGGTGGTGATCTGGAGCATGCTCAGATCCGGCCTGTCGCCGGAGCTCAATGCGACCGGTACCCTGGTCTTCATCATCTCCATTCTAGCCGTCGGCGTGGTCGAGTTCCTGCTGTGGCGTTCGAGGAAACAGCATGCCTGA
- a CDS encoding ABC transporter permease — MRRCRKCGRKSSVPKLKIGGLKSWGHAPALAWTVIFFVLPLIAMLVMSFSARIEGKIELTWTLDNYRAFLTRADGTFVGALWNSIEVTVLTTIISVLVAYPLAYILAYRIPKNWQRFALVLTVLPFWTSYVVRSYSWLLVLSENGIINQFLLWSGILDTPVGMGNSRFATVLGFVHFFAMLLTLTIYANLVQIKDSYRKAANDLGANGWQAFWYITLPLSIPGVAVGAFLTFVLAIGDYITPQILGGAKEMLLPQAVMLQIGRQADFPLASALSMILMLVITAAFLLFAKRLKMERV, encoded by the coding sequence ATGCGGCGATGCAGGAAGTGTGGACGGAAGTCCTCGGTGCCTAAACTGAAAATCGGTGGGTTGAAGAGCTGGGGCCATGCCCCGGCTCTTGCCTGGACGGTGATCTTCTTCGTATTGCCGCTCATCGCCATGCTGGTGATGAGTTTCTCGGCGCGTATCGAGGGCAAGATCGAGCTCACCTGGACGCTGGATAACTACCGGGCGTTTCTGACGCGGGCCGACGGCACCTTTGTCGGCGCGTTGTGGAACTCGATCGAGGTGACGGTCCTCACTACCATCATCTCGGTACTGGTGGCCTATCCGCTGGCCTATATCCTAGCCTATCGCATTCCGAAGAACTGGCAGCGTTTTGCGCTGGTGCTGACCGTGCTGCCGTTCTGGACCTCCTATGTGGTGCGGTCCTATAGCTGGCTGCTGGTCCTGTCGGAGAACGGCATCATCAACCAGTTCCTGCTTTGGTCGGGCATCCTCGATACGCCGGTCGGCATGGGTAACAGCCGCTTTGCGACCGTGCTGGGCTTCGTGCATTTCTTTGCGATGCTGCTGACCCTCACCATCTACGCCAACCTCGTCCAGATCAAGGACAGCTACCGCAAGGCCGCCAACGATCTCGGCGCCAATGGCTGGCAGGCCTTCTGGTACATCACGCTGCCGCTGAGCATACCGGGTGTGGCGGTCGGCGCGTTCCTCACCTTCGTGCTGGCTATTGGCGATTACATCACGCCGCAGATATTGGGCGGCGCCAAGGAGATGCTGCTGCCCCAGGCGGTCATGCTGCAGATCGGGCGGCAGGCGGATTTCCCCTTGGCGTCCGCCTTGTCGATGATCCTGATGCTGGTGATCACGGCGGCCTTCCTGCTCTTTGCCAAGCGGCTGAAGATGGAGCGGGTATAG
- a CDS encoding TetR/AcrR family transcriptional regulator: MTGLRERQKAGRRRDILAAASQLFRKDGFADTSVEAIAALAEVGTGTVYNYFSSKGDLLMALVALDGEQVRAKGKRYIASVSGDAASALYGLLAIYVDHSLVHLTKELWRNAMATAVTQADSPFGTGYFENDRLLAEQVGELVTALQAKGKMRADIDPAITGSALFTVVNGLFMQFVARDAMPKTALHAKLRDQVTLLCSGLASDAPSQRKRA, from the coding sequence ATGACCGGTCTCCGCGAAAGACAGAAAGCCGGCCGCCGCCGCGACATCCTCGCGGCCGCCAGCCAATTGTTCCGCAAGGACGGCTTCGCCGATACCTCGGTCGAGGCCATTGCCGCCCTGGCCGAGGTTGGTACCGGCACGGTCTATAACTACTTTTCTTCCAAGGGCGATCTGCTGATGGCCCTGGTGGCGCTCGACGGCGAACAGGTGCGCGCCAAGGGCAAGCGCTATATCGCCAGCGTCAGCGGCGACGCGGCCTCGGCACTTTATGGATTGCTTGCGATCTATGTCGACCACTCCCTGGTGCATCTCACCAAGGAACTGTGGCGCAACGCCATGGCGACCGCCGTGACACAGGCGGATTCACCCTTCGGCACCGGCTATTTCGAGAATGACCGCCTGCTTGCCGAACAGGTGGGCGAACTGGTGACGGCCCTCCAGGCCAAGGGCAAGATGCGCGCCGATATTGATCCGGCCATCACCGGTAGCGCGCTCTTTACCGTCGTCAACGGCCTCTTCATGCAGTTCGTCGCCCGCGATGCGATGCCCAAGACGGCACTTCATGCCAAGCTGCGTGATCAGGTAACATTGCTGTGCAGCGGCCTTGCATCCGATGCCCCATCGCAACGAAAGCGCGCCTGA
- a CDS encoding MBL fold metallo-hydrolase produces MKIATPESWYATRAMSDGIAWIFEPFIKEYYRCNIWHVRGRDRDLLIDSGMGVVSLREQVATLTGRPILAVASHTHFDHIGTHHEFADRAVHPAEADILAHPTRGNTAADYYVADDSIFTALPPGDWHALKYEVKPAPAQTFLEEGSRVDTGDRSFEVFHLPGHSDGSIALYERATETLFAGDVIYDGELAYDADNAVEMQQYVASMKRLLCLPVRTVHGGHYPSFGQDRMRVIIQDFLGEFDR; encoded by the coding sequence ATGAAGATCGCAACGCCGGAAAGCTGGTACGCCACCCGCGCCATGAGCGACGGCATCGCCTGGATCTTTGAGCCCTTCATCAAGGAATACTACCGCTGCAACATCTGGCATGTGCGCGGCCGTGACCGGGACCTGCTCATCGATTCCGGCATGGGCGTCGTCAGTCTCCGTGAACAGGTAGCGACCCTGACGGGCCGCCCCATTCTGGCCGTGGCATCCCACACCCATTTCGACCATATCGGCACCCATCACGAATTCGCCGACCGCGCGGTCCATCCGGCGGAAGCCGACATTCTCGCCCATCCAACCCGCGGCAATACCGCGGCTGATTATTATGTCGCCGACGATTCCATCTTTACCGCCCTTCCCCCAGGCGATTGGCACGCGCTGAAATATGAAGTGAAACCCGCGCCGGCCCAGACCTTTCTTGAGGAAGGCAGCAGAGTCGATACCGGCGACCGGTCGTTCGAGGTGTTCCACCTTCCGGGCCACTCGGATGGCTCGATCGCCCTCTATGAACGGGCCACGGAGACCTTGTTCGCCGGCGACGTCATCTATGACGGCGAGCTTGCCTATGATGCCGACAATGCGGTCGAGATGCAGCAATATGTCGCCAGCATGAAGCGCCTGCTGTGCTTGCCGGTGCGCACCGTCCATGGCGGCCACTATCCCAGCTTCGGCCAGGACCGCATGCGGGTGATCATCCAGGATTTCCTCGGCGAGTTTGACCGCTAG
- a CDS encoding aminotransferase class I/II-fold pyridoxal phosphate-dependent enzyme, which yields MHYSQLTTRVAGEGAAAWDLHVEALTQKRAGRDVIILSIGDPDLDTPSVITEEAVRLLRSGDTHYADILGLPRARQAVAAQHSRVTGQKVGIDNVAIMSGAQSGLFAAAMTILDPGDEVIVLEPMYVTYEATIQASGAALVRVPLKAANNFRLDLADLVRAVTPKTRAIFFATPSNPTGVALNRVELEGIADLARQHDLWVVADEVYSTLVFDGEHISICGLPSMAERTVTVNSLSKSHAMTGWRFGWVVGPSDFIVHVGNLGLANLYGLPPFIQNASAMALEREIPEVEEMRAIYRRRRDMAMAALSQLPGVICRSPAAGMFMLADVRGTGMSGSDFSWALFRETGVATLDATAFGPSAEGHLRISFAVDEKSLAEACRRIATFTRGLVGKVA from the coding sequence ATGCACTATTCTCAGCTGACCACGCGCGTCGCCGGAGAAGGGGCTGCGGCCTGGGATCTTCATGTCGAGGCGTTGACGCAGAAGCGCGCCGGGCGCGACGTCATCATCCTCTCTATCGGCGACCCGGATCTCGACACACCGTCGGTGATCACCGAGGAAGCGGTGCGCTTGCTGCGCAGCGGCGATACGCATTACGCCGACATCCTGGGATTGCCGCGCGCCCGCCAGGCGGTTGCTGCACAGCATTCCCGCGTCACCGGCCAGAAGGTTGGGATCGACAATGTCGCCATCATGTCGGGGGCGCAGAGCGGCCTGTTCGCCGCCGCGATGACCATCCTCGATCCGGGCGACGAGGTGATCGTGCTCGAACCCATGTATGTCACCTACGAGGCGACCATCCAGGCGAGTGGCGCCGCCTTGGTGCGCGTGCCGCTGAAGGCCGCCAACAATTTCCGTCTCGATCTTGCTGATCTTGTGCGCGCGGTCACGCCGAAAACGCGGGCCATCTTCTTTGCGACACCCAGCAATCCCACCGGTGTCGCGCTCAACCGCGTGGAGCTTGAGGGGATTGCCGACCTTGCCCGGCAGCATGATCTTTGGGTCGTGGCCGACGAGGTCTACAGCACGCTGGTGTTCGATGGGGAGCATATCAGCATCTGCGGCCTGCCCAGCATGGCGGAGCGGACCGTCACGGTGAACAGCCTGTCGAAATCCCATGCCATGACCGGCTGGCGTTTCGGCTGGGTGGTGGGGCCTTCGGATTTCATCGTCCATGTCGGCAATCTGGGTCTCGCCAATCTTTATGGCCTGCCGCCCTTCATCCAGAACGCCTCCGCCATGGCGCTGGAGCGGGAGATTCCCGAGGTCGAGGAGATGCGCGCCATCTATCGGCGTCGCCGCGACATGGCGATGGCAGCACTCAGCCAGTTGCCTGGCGTGATCTGCCGCAGCCCCGCCGCCGGCATGTTCATGCTGGCCGATGTGCGCGGGACCGGGATGAGCGGCAGCGATTTTTCCTGGGCCCTGTTCCGGGAGACCGGCGTCGCCACGCTGGACGCGACCGCGTTCGGACCGAGTGCCGAGGGTCACCTGCGTATCTCCTTCGCCGTCGATGAGAAGAGCCTCGCTGAAGCTTGCCGCCGCATCGCGACCTTCACGCGTGGGTTGGTGGGGAAGGTGGCTTAG
- the speB gene encoding agmatinase — MNKVPQDKVFHQPLGGNQMPRFGGHATMMRLPTKESAAGLDAAFVGVPFDIGTSNRAGARFGPRQIRAESCLIRPYNMATRAAPFDSLSVADIGDVAINTFNLQKSMGIIEAAYDDILSHNCVPLTMGGDHTIALPILRALKKKYGPVGMVHIDAHADVNNSMFGEPIAHGTPFRRAVEEGLLDGKRVAQIGLRATGYAAEDFDWPRAQGFRVVQAEECWYKSLTPLMAEIREQLGKGPVYLSFDIDGLDPSSAPGTGTPEIGGLTTIQGIEIIRGCRGLDLVGCDLVEVSPPYDPTGNTALLAANLLYEMLCVLPGVKYRT, encoded by the coding sequence ATGAACAAGGTTCCGCAAGACAAAGTCTTCCACCAACCGCTGGGCGGCAACCAGATGCCCCGCTTCGGTGGCCATGCCACCATGATGCGCCTGCCCACCAAGGAAAGTGCTGCCGGGCTCGACGCTGCCTTCGTGGGCGTCCCCTTCGACATCGGCACCTCGAACCGCGCCGGCGCCCGCTTCGGCCCGCGCCAAATTCGCGCCGAATCCTGCCTCATCCGCCCCTACAACATGGCGACGCGCGCTGCCCCCTTCGACAGCCTCAGCGTGGCCGATATCGGCGACGTCGCCATCAACACGTTCAACCTGCAAAAGAGCATGGGCATCATCGAAGCCGCCTATGACGACATCCTCAGCCACAACTGTGTGCCGCTCACCATGGGCGGCGATCACACCATCGCGCTGCCCATCCTGCGCGCGCTGAAGAAGAAATACGGCCCCGTCGGCATGGTCCATATCGACGCCCATGCCGACGTCAACAATTCCATGTTCGGCGAACCGATCGCTCATGGCACGCCGTTTCGCCGCGCGGTGGAGGAAGGCCTGCTCGACGGCAAGCGCGTGGCGCAGATCGGCCTGCGCGCGACCGGTTATGCGGCGGAAGATTTTGACTGGCCGCGCGCCCAGGGCTTCCGCGTCGTGCAGGCCGAGGAATGCTGGTACAAGTCATTGACGCCGCTGATGGCCGAGATCCGCGAACAGTTGGGCAAGGGCCCGGTCTATCTGTCCTTCGACATCGACGGCCTCGATCCCTCTTCCGCGCCGGGCACTGGCACGCCGGAGATCGGCGGTCTCACCACCATCCAGGGCATCGAGATCATTCGCGGCTGCCGCGGCCTCGACCTTGTCGGCTGCGACCTGGTCGAAGTCTCTCCGCCCTATGATCCCACCGGCAACACGGCCTTGCTGGCAGCCAACCTGCTCTATGAAATGCTGTGCGTACTGCCGGGTGTGAAGTACCGGACGTAA
- a CDS encoding cytochrome c, with the protein MKVGFAVTSATLLLAIGMVPAKAEDQVARGAYLANIMDCGGCHNTGAFTPKPNLETPLAGSDIGFEIPGMGVFYPPNLTPDKKTGLGEWTDAQIIAAFTTGVRPGGRILAPAMPWMSYGHITKEDAADLVAYLRTLPAVDHQVPGPFGAGEKVTAPYMSVVMPK; encoded by the coding sequence ATGAAAGTCGGTTTTGCCGTCACCAGCGCGACGCTGTTGCTTGCCATCGGCATGGTCCCTGCCAAGGCGGAGGATCAGGTGGCGCGGGGCGCCTATCTGGCGAACATCATGGATTGCGGCGGCTGCCACAATACGGGCGCCTTCACGCCGAAGCCGAATCTGGAAACGCCGCTCGCAGGCTCGGATATCGGCTTCGAGATACCGGGGATGGGCGTGTTCTATCCGCCCAATTTGACGCCTGACAAGAAGACCGGTCTCGGCGAATGGACCGACGCGCAGATCATCGCCGCCTTCACGACCGGCGTGCGCCCGGGCGGCCGGATCCTGGCGCCGGCCATGCCGTGGATGTCCTATGGCCATATCACAAAGGAAGATGCCGCGGACCTGGTAGCCTATCTGCGGACGCTGCCGGCGGTGGATCACCAGGTGCCGGGGCCCTTCGGCGCGGGAGAGAAAGTGACGGCGCCGTATATGAGCGTGGTGATGCCGAAGTAG
- a CDS encoding DUF992 domain-containing protein → MRSLIAAAAALMISAVPAFSASGVNVGSLSCNVAGGMGFIFGSSKTMSCVFTRADGSAEVYNGEINKYGVDIGFTKEAHMIWVVFAPGNVAPGALAGQYGGATADVAAGLGLGANVLVGGGNSQIALQPVSVTGSVGVNVAAGVAQIELRPGI, encoded by the coding sequence ATGCGTAGCCTGATCGCCGCCGCCGCGGCGCTGATGATTTCTGCTGTCCCGGCCTTTTCGGCATCGGGCGTCAATGTCGGTTCGCTGAGCTGCAACGTGGCCGGCGGGATGGGTTTCATCTTCGGGTCGTCGAAGACGATGTCCTGCGTCTTCACCCGCGCCGACGGTTCGGCCGAAGTCTATAACGGCGAGATCAACAAATACGGTGTCGATATCGGCTTCACCAAGGAAGCCCATATGATCTGGGTCGTGTTCGCGCCGGGCAATGTCGCCCCGGGTGCGCTCGCCGGCCAGTATGGCGGTGCCACGGCGGATGTCGCGGCCGGCCTCGGCCTCGGTGCCAATGTGCTGGTGGGTGGGGGCAACAGCCAGATCGCCCTGCAGCCGGTGAGCGTCACTGGCAGCGTCGGCGTCAATGTGGCCGCCGGCGTGGCGCAGATCGAACTGCGCCCCGGTATCTAA
- a CDS encoding LysR family transcriptional regulator: MPLTKPLFTGLCADPPLLGEYLPPDRWSGWQLDRLALSGNYPDIDPKEAAKTLQKRHLPPLNALRTFEAAARHLHMGKAADELGVTHGAVSKQIVNLEDQLGFSLFQRLGNRLALTDQGLKLLKAATIAFDQLGYAIARLDGESIAGELRVSVPSAFAEKWLIPRLARFIDLVPGLKLEVHSANASYEAKADDILGEDLDLAVRYGEPVWKDGTARLLSHVGSFQVCSPVLMSADPGLASPADLRHHTLLLDDPDGANWRRWLDRAGVPPGELPRAIYFQDFNLLLAAARQGLGLCLADQITAGEDLARGHLLRPFRQSIEHLGAYFIVLPALVSPGARAFAEWLEAEIALSSMPGDEAVS, from the coding sequence ATGCCCCTCACAAAGCCCCTGTTTACCGGGCTTTGTGCCGATCCGCCCTTGCTCGGGGAATATTTACCGCCCGATCGCTGGAGCGGCTGGCAACTGGACAGGCTGGCACTTTCCGGGAACTATCCGGACATCGATCCCAAGGAAGCAGCCAAGACATTGCAGAAACGCCATCTTCCACCCCTGAACGCCCTGCGGACCTTCGAGGCTGCCGCCCGGCATCTCCATATGGGGAAGGCCGCGGACGAGCTGGGGGTGACTCATGGCGCCGTCTCGAAGCAGATCGTCAACCTCGAGGACCAGCTCGGCTTCAGCCTGTTCCAGCGCCTCGGCAATCGCCTTGCCCTGACCGATCAGGGGCTGAAGCTGCTCAAGGCCGCCACTATCGCCTTCGATCAATTGGGCTATGCCATCGCCCGGCTGGACGGAGAATCGATCGCCGGGGAACTGCGCGTCTCGGTCCCGTCCGCCTTTGCCGAGAAATGGCTGATCCCCCGCCTCGCCCGATTCATCGACCTCGTCCCCGGCCTGAAGCTCGAGGTCCATTCCGCCAATGCCAGCTACGAGGCCAAGGCCGACGATATCCTGGGCGAAGACCTCGACCTGGCCGTCCGCTATGGCGAGCCCGTCTGGAAGGACGGTACCGCCCGCCTCCTCTCCCATGTGGGCTCCTTCCAGGTCTGCAGTCCCGTTCTCATGTCGGCCGATCCCGGCCTCGCCAGCCCGGCCGATCTGCGACACCACACCCTGCTGCTCGATGACCCCGACGGCGCCAACTGGCGCCGCTGGCTGGACCGTGCCGGCGTCCCGCCCGGGGAACTACCGAGGGCCATCTATTTCCAGGACTTCAACCTGCTGCTGGCGGCGGCGAGGCAAGGGCTCGGCCTGTGTCTGGCCGACCAGATCACCGCCGGCGAGGATCTGGCCCGCGGCCATCTTCTGCGGCCATTCCGCCAATCGATCGAGCATCTCGGTGCCTATTTCATCGTCCTGCCCGCCTTGGTGTCGCCTGGCGCCCGGGCCTTTGCCGAATGGCTGGAGGCTGAAATCGCCCTCTCCAGCATGCCCGGCGACGAGGCTGTGAGCTAA
- a CDS encoding amidinotransferase yields MTSAQTPLRGRVIGGGTPLMKKWNLASESGALKDVLLGPAEGFRWMGLENAQWSSLVRDTMRKGYKFDKQVAMRQHREMVNAYEDAGVNCHFLPLDEHNPYQVYARDSSFMTPYGAVICQMANPRRRGEYASCLRFYLENDIPVYDMVSSGNFEGGDFNIIADKTALIGYTDHRSEEVSARQISEWMVDEGWEIKFAPIDQFYVHIDLMVCMLNEHVAAVCLETTEDDVIDFLKAKKIEIIPATFKETMALGCNVVALGKDRILSTLGAKDLNAKLRANGFTVYDPDMTMFTWAGGGVHCMCQPLNREAA; encoded by the coding sequence ATGACCAGCGCCCAAACACCCCTTCGCGGCCGAGTCATCGGCGGCGGCACGCCGCTCATGAAGAAATGGAACCTCGCCTCGGAATCCGGCGCCCTCAAGGACGTGCTGCTGGGGCCGGCCGAGGGCTTCCGCTGGATGGGCCTGGAAAATGCTCAATGGTCGTCACTCGTGCGCGACACCATGCGCAAGGGCTACAAGTTCGACAAGCAGGTTGCGATGCGCCAGCACCGCGAGATGGTCAACGCCTATGAGGATGCCGGCGTCAACTGCCACTTCCTGCCCTTGGACGAGCATAACCCCTACCAGGTCTATGCGCGTGACTCCTCCTTCATGACGCCCTACGGCGCCGTCATCTGCCAGATGGCCAATCCGCGCCGCCGCGGCGAGTACGCTTCGTGCCTGCGCTTCTACCTTGAGAACGACATCCCGGTTTACGACATGGTGAGCTCGGGCAATTTCGAAGGCGGCGATTTCAACATCATCGCCGACAAGACCGCCCTCATCGGCTACACCGACCATCGCTCGGAAGAAGTCTCGGCCCGCCAGATTTCCGAATGGATGGTCGACGAAGGCTGGGAGATCAAGTTCGCGCCCATCGACCAGTTCTACGTCCATATCGATCTGATGGTCTGCATGTTGAACGAGCATGTCGCCGCCGTCTGCCTCGAGACGACCGAGGACGATGTCATCGATTTCCTGAAAGCCAAGAAAATCGAAATCATCCCGGCGACCTTCAAGGAAACGATGGCGCTCGGCTGCAATGTCGTCGCCCTCGGCAAGGACCGCATCCTCTCGACACTCGGCGCCAAGGATCTGAACGCCAAGCTTCGAGCCAATGGCTTCACCGTCTACGACCCGGACATGACCATGTTCACCTGGGCCGGTGGCGGCGTCCATTGCATGTGCCAGCCGCTCAACCGCGAAGCGGCGTAA
- a CDS encoding AAA family ATPase, which translates to MLFRHGLVIGKFYPPHAGHEYLIRTAATLSNQVTVVVMAADHETLPLSYRVRFLRETFASWPQVAVSGIVDNLPVDYEDDAIWGAQVALMREGIALADSDVGRAMVAVDAVFTSEDYGTELARRFGAVAVCLDRDRVLYPVSGSAVRRDPAANWDFLAPAVRAYFTRRVVLLGAESTGTTTLARALQDAYRQRGGVWARTRLVPEYGREYSINLLAAARGVAIARGAPEPRPEDLTWHSPQFHHVAQVQTEWEEAAARDGGPLLLCDTDALATCLWHERYVGAADAELEAFATTLPPRALYLLTDIAGVPFVDDGLRDGAHVREGMHHRFIERLAVQATPWALVSGDADTRISRAVDLIDALLRGG; encoded by the coding sequence ATGCTTTTTCGGCACGGGTTGGTGATCGGGAAATTCTATCCACCCCATGCCGGGCACGAATACCTGATCCGGACGGCGGCGACACTCTCGAACCAGGTGACGGTTGTCGTGATGGCCGCGGATCACGAGACATTGCCGCTTTCGTACCGTGTCAGGTTCCTGCGAGAGACCTTCGCCTCATGGCCGCAGGTGGCGGTGAGCGGTATCGTCGACAACCTGCCGGTCGATTACGAGGATGATGCGATCTGGGGCGCACAGGTAGCGCTTATGCGCGAGGGAATTGCCTTGGCGGATTCCGACGTTGGCCGTGCGATGGTCGCGGTTGATGCCGTCTTTACCTCCGAGGATTACGGGACAGAGCTTGCCCGTCGCTTTGGTGCCGTGGCGGTCTGTCTTGATCGCGATCGCGTCCTCTATCCTGTCTCGGGGAGTGCCGTGCGTCGTGATCCGGCAGCGAATTGGGATTTCCTGGCGCCGGCCGTGCGGGCCTACTTCACGCGGCGCGTCGTTTTGCTCGGGGCGGAATCGACGGGCACGACAACCCTCGCCCGCGCCTTGCAGGATGCTTATCGGCAGCGCGGCGGTGTCTGGGCGCGCACACGGCTGGTGCCCGAATATGGGCGCGAATACTCGATCAATCTGCTGGCGGCGGCGCGCGGCGTGGCGATTGCAAGAGGAGCGCCGGAGCCGCGACCGGAAGATCTGACCTGGCACTCGCCGCAGTTCCATCATGTCGCCCAGGTGCAGACTGAGTGGGAGGAGGCGGCAGCCCGCGACGGCGGGCCACTGCTACTCTGCGATACCGATGCGCTGGCAACCTGCCTCTGGCATGAGCGCTATGTCGGCGCCGCCGATGCCGAATTGGAGGCGTTTGCGACGACCTTGCCGCCACGGGCCCTGTACTTGCTGACCGATATTGCCGGGGTGCCCTTCGTTGACGACGGATTGCGCGATGGCGCCCATGTCCGGGAAGGCATGCATCACCGGTTCATCGAGCGCCTCGCGGTCCAGGCGACACCCTGGGCGCTGGTGAGCGGCGATGCCGATACCCGTATTTCCCGGGCCGTCGATCTCATTGACGCTCTGTTGCGGGGTGGCTGA